Proteins co-encoded in one Arachis hypogaea cultivar Tifrunner chromosome 11, arahy.Tifrunner.gnm2.J5K5, whole genome shotgun sequence genomic window:
- the LOC112722159 gene encoding L-type lectin-domain containing receptor kinase VII.1-like — protein sequence MKNFLLVYEYMDNGSLDKRVFCDESMMLNCEERIRIIKGVAFAVLYLHEGWEEQVLHRDIKASNVLLDKDMNGKLGDFGLARMNSHGQVASTTKLVGTVGYMAPEVIKTGQASTRTDVYMFGILILEVMCGRRPMDEGKPPLVEFVWGLMVKGELMNALDERLSAKGDLNMQQVEKVLQLGLLCAYPEPKSRPNMRQVVSILEGNNEADTCLLLKLKSGDIFSEYSNYFSYSTHPTFEDIRQSNTSSMSLTWSKSVVEGR from the coding sequence ATGAAAAATTTCTTGTTAGTTTATGAATACATGGATAATGGGAGTTTGGATAAGAGAGTGTTTTGTGATGAGAGCATGATGCTGAACTGTGAAGAGAGAATAAGAATCATCAAAGGTGTGGCCTTTGCTGTGTTGTATTTGCATGAAGGTTGGGAAGAACAAGTTCTGCATAGGGACATCAAAGCCAGCAATGTGTTACTTGATAAGGATATGAATGGAAAGCTTGGAGACTTTGGATTAGCAAGAATGAATAGCCATGGCCAAGTTGCTAGCACAACAAAGTTGGTTGGAACAGTTGGTTACATGGCTCCAGAAGTGATCAAGACCGGACAAGCCTCGACTCGCACGGATGTGTACATGTTTGGAATCTTGATTTTAGAGGTCATGTGTGGAAGGAGGCCTATGGATGAAGGTAAGCCACCTCTTGTGGAGTTTGTGTGGGGACTAATGGTTAAAGGGGAACTAATGAATGCACTTGATGAGAGGTTAAGTGCTAAAGGAGACTTAAATATGCAACAAGTTGAGAAGGTTCTTCAGTTGGGATTGTTGTGTGCATACCCTGAACCAAAATCAAGACCAAACATGAGACAAGTTGTGAGTATTTTAGAAGGGAACAATGAGGCGGATACTTGTTTGCTTCTAAAGTTGAAATCTGGGGATATTTTTTCTGAGTATTCTAATTATTTTAGCTATTCAACACACCCAACATTTGAAGATATTCGCCAGTCTAATACTTCTTCAATGTCTCTTACTTGGTCTAAATCTGTAGTTGAGGGTAGATGA